The following nucleotide sequence is from Drosophila kikkawai strain 14028-0561.14 chromosome 2L, DkikHiC1v2, whole genome shotgun sequence.
TAAACTGGCAATTGGCCTCGCCCATGATCTCCTTCTCGGACATgatgtgctgctgctgtcgcgtCTCCACAATCTGCGATTTCTTCATTTGCTTCAGAGCGAAAGAACGGGAGCTGTCGCCATTGGTTTGGACCAGTTCGACACGGCCAAAGCCACCCACACCCAGGGTGGCAATCACACGAAGATCGGTGAGGTTAATGTCACGGAATTCCTCATTGATTCTGGAAAGAAAAAGGTTATAGTTAATGTAAAAATCTAGGGACATTTTCAAGCAAACAAAATGTGCTTGAATAAACAAAGCTCATGTGATTTGTTATCGGGATTCTTTAAATTCCCCAAagcttcatttaatttttaatttcacaggaacacaaaattaaactttgtgaaatttccacgaaccatttcaagttttccatgatatttgggtgctcctgagtaaaagtcccatacaaaattattttccatcacctacaggtttcgcggtatacctaagaatacaaaaaacctatatttgccgacattttgaataacgtggcctatataattggacttacctttattatttttggtaggacctattctcaatacatcacggcactactaaaaaatagtcccaatcgtggaccattgtccatgtctttggaattcgacgccaaagttgaaactcccaaaattttcaacatttctgttatgaaaaaacaattctgagaattaaaatTCCATgggactaattttaaattttcattgaatctattgctcattgtattctttaatttcggtttaaagcgttttcatgaggacattttattggatttattaaacaaataaaaccgattttttggttttattatctactactatttgctgtcaaatttcaaataagtcaaggcaacctataaaatagtagtagatttgtttctttttatatataatatacatttagttgtatattaaataaaaaggtcttccgaacataacatttttaagacaacTTAGTACccagcgataatccttacatatttaagtttagtcaaaaagaaaaaatgtatattatatataaaaagaaactaatctactactattttataggttgccttgacttatttgaaatttgacagcaaatagtagtagataataaaaccaaaaaatcggttttatttgtttaataaatccaataaaatgtcctcatgaaaacgctttaaaccgaaattaaagaatacaatgagcaatagattcaatgaaaatttaaaattagtcccatggaagatttaattctcagaattgttttttcataacagaaatgttgaaaattttgggagtttcaactttggcgtcgaattccaaagacatggacaATGGTCCACggttgggactattttttagtagtgccgtgatgtattgagagtaggtcctaccaaaaataataaaggtaagtccaattatataggccacgttattcaaaatgtcggcaaacataggttttttgtattcttaggtataccgcgaaacctgtaggtgatggaaaacaattttgtatgggacttttactcaggagcacccaaatatcatggaaaacttgaaatggttcgtggaaatttttggctgtgtacctgtgtttTTTACTTACTTCCTGCGCTCCATGGCCCCCTCGTCGTCATAGCGATGCTTGATCTCGTCCAGATTGGATATCAACTGATTGAAGGTCTCGCGATCAATGACCAAGCAACTGACGCCATCAGCAGACTCGCATATAATATTTGCTGTGCGCAAATCATcgctttaataaatataaaaaaataattagcaaggagtttaattaattaaaagcatttaaaacTCACCCTTGAAGAGCCTTCTCGCCAAAGAAATCTCCTTTGCCCAGCATGCGTATAAACTTCTCCTCCTGGGTGTCCTGCTGCTTGATAGTCACCCTTACCTTGCCCTTGGAAATGATGAAGAAGGTATCACCTCGAGCACCCTGGCGCACTATATAATCGCCGCGCTGATAGTGAGTCTCCTCCAAGACATCAGAGATCTTGATAAGCGTGTCATCCGCCAGGTCTTTGAAGATGGGAACACTGAGGGGAAAAGAAGTAGAAAgaaatcaaccaaaaattGTTAGTTACAAGCTGATATTAATCTTGAATCTTCAAAagcaaaaaagcaaaagaaagtgCTTAAGAAACTTCGATCTAGATGGGAGAATTCCAGGGTAATGGGTATGGAGTCTAATGACCCACTTCCATGCTTTCAGCTTCTCGCAATTTGTCTACAAACACATGTTTCTGTAAGATGCAGCTACCTTATCCAGCATCCGAATCTAAATCtatcctcatcatcatcatcatcatgatcATGGGACTTTCATTTTCTATGAACtgtttttccgcttttccgctACTTTTTTGTATCTGGAATAGGCAACGAGTGCAAGGCCTCAATCATGGtttatttctttcttctttttttttattattatttagcattttttttttacgggCGACCAATTAAATGCGATTAATTTGCCGGTCACTCTACAAGTTTTGGAGGAGGAAGGGAACTGGTCTTGAGACTGACTGGATGGAAGCTGCAACAACAAACTGGTTGCCATGTTGCCAagtttgaaaagaaaatttcTATGCGTTCGTTCGTTGGCCGCAGTTTTGGTGTTTGGTGTTTGAAGTTTCAAGACTCGCAAGTGAGTTTTCAAGATTGCAAGATTGAGTTTGAGGCATTGCACGTCATACGAATGGACGCCCATGACCATGACGATGCCGATGACTATGACTATGATGCTGTTGTGGCACCTGAAGAGCTGTCTATCTCTGCCCATTTGCTGGGAGAAagttactttacttttttccTCAAAAAAAACCTTGCacgatttaaaaaaacaaatcggGGAGAAAAAAACAATCCTTAAAAcgatttttacatttttgccATTAGGAGTAATGGCCAAACACGGTCTACACTCGCCTGTATTGATATAATTAAGTGCAAATGAACATTAATTACGCCCAAATGGCAAATAACCAGTCGATCGCCAATCCCCCCAGCAGCTCAAAAGCCTCATTAAAATTCACATTAAATGTTTGGAGATTGCCAGAGATTGGGGAAGGAAGTCTGAGAGGTATGAAAGTCTGCAGGTACCCACCTCTTGAGGAAGTCAGTGTACTCGGCCTGGCGGATCAGGCCCGTTCGCATCATGATGGTCTGGAAGCACTGGCGCTCAATGGCCCACAGGTTGCACTCGGTGATGGCTGTAATGGTCGCCGTTCGCTGGCAATTGTACAGGATGGCCAGTTCGCCCAGGACCTTGGCACCCGAAAGGGTTGAAAGGTATTTGCCCTCGCGGGATACCTCAACGCGGCCATCTGGAAGGGAGAAAGAGGGGGTTTATTAGTGGGATTAGCTagaaaacattaagaaatatttatattaaagatCCATTTAAGCttagttaatatattttctatgttaaatataatctaaatagtttttttcttgattttctaAAAGATTTAAGAGTATCTTAGAGATACGTAAGAATCTGAAATTCCCATTTTACAATAAGTATCTTCAAGATACCTAAAGATCTCTACTCATTTCAAAACAAGCTCCTTCCCTCTCCTCCCTAACCCTTACCCTTCTTAGTATCCGCTTCCTCTTCCTCCTGCCCCCCACTGGACTGCTCCTTGAGATTCCCAGTACGACGACGTCGGGCATATGTATGAACAGGAACAATAAGACGAGGACGTGGAATGCAAAAGCCCTCGCCATTGAGATCCTTGGAGCTGCCATTGCTACTAGGAGCGGGCGAGAGGCGTTCCATGAGTGGGCTCTTCTGGCGTACATCCTTCGccatctcctcctcctccattttAAGACCCTTGATAGCCTGCTCCAGGCTATGCCGCCGCAGCGATGATGTGGACTCTCTAGGTTGAGCTATGCTTCTGCTAAACGAAGTCGACTGTCCATGGGGCAACCGAATGGTGGCATATCGCTGAACAGAGGTCTGGGAGCGGGTTAGAGGCTTGGTTACCACTCTCCTGGGTGGTTCTGGCGGGGGCTCTCTAGGCGGAGGCGGGGATATCAACCTCTGCGGCTGCTGGCAAATCACCACCTGATCCTGATCCTGATCATCGGCCGCGGAGGAGAATGTGGAGTATGTGGCAGAGGAACCACTGTGGCTGAGATTTTTCTGGGATTTATGAAAGGATTTCGAAGGCGATGTCCTCAAGGTGACATAACTGGGTGGCTGTTGCATCATCATAGTCTGAGAGCGACGCAGGGAGGGTGGCTTCACCGAGAGCTGTTGCCGGGGACGTGGCAGCCTGGCTCTTTCCGTGGGATCCAAAACGTAGTGATTGACAGCAGGTGTTCCCTCTTGGGGTTTCTTTTTCTCCTCATCTGGAAGTACTTTGTTCTTTTGCGGATGATCCTGCTCTTCGGTAACCCAACCATTGTGCTGGTGATGATGCTGCATGGGGGATGGTCTGTACCCATT
It contains:
- the for gene encoding cGMP-dependent protein kinase, isozyme 2 forms cD5/T2 isoform X2; the protein is MKIKHYPGKAVDASLSLEGSNAMGALYEANWLRAATQAQTQTALSQVQPQTAYPTQLTRSPSKLSRQSSSAGSGSSFLLEGISALSKYQIALENIRQLEQQSQQARDKSIVSTIKELNGYRPSPMQHHHQHNGWVTEEQDHPQKNKVLPDEEKKKPQEGTPAVNHYVLDPTERARLPRPRQQLSVKPPSLRRSQTMMMQQPPSYVTLRTSPSKSFHKSQKNLSHSGSSATYSTFSSAADDQDQDQVVICQQPQRLISPPPPREPPPEPPRRVVTKPLTRSQTSVQRYATIRLPHGQSTSFSRSIAQPRESTSSLRRHSLEQAIKGLKMEEEEMAKDVRQKSPLMERLSPAPSSNGSSKDLNGEGFCIPRPRLIVPVHTYARRRRTGNLKEQSSGGQEEEEADTKKDGRVEVSREGKYLSTLSGAKVLGELAILYNCQRTATITAITECNLWAIERQCFQTIMMRTGLIRQAEYTDFLKSVPIFKDLADDTLIKISDVLEETHYQRGDYIVRQGARGDTFFIISKGKVRVTIKQQDTQEEKFIRMLGKGDFFGEKALQGDDLRTANIICESADGVSCLVIDRETFNQLISNLDEIKHRYDDEGAMERRKINEEFRDINLTDLRVIATLGVGGFGRVELVQTNGDSSRSFALKQMKKSQIVETRQQQHIMSEKEIMGEANCQFIVKLFKTFKDKKYLYMLMESCLGGELWTILRDKGNFDDGTTRFYTACVVEAFDYLHSRNIIYRDLKPENLLLNERGYVKLVDFGFAKKLQTGRKTWTFCGTPEYVAPEVILNRGHDISADYWSLGVLMFELLTGTPPFTGSDPMRTYNIILKGIDAIEFPRNITRNASNLIKKLCRDNPAERLGYQRGGISEIQKHKWFDGFYWWGLQNCTLEPPIKPSVKSVVDTANFDDYPPDPEGPPPDDVTGWDKDF